Proteins encoded within one genomic window of Prauserella marina:
- a CDS encoding alpha-ketoacid dehydrogenase subunit beta, with protein MARTISYREAIGEALAQEMERDESVIVMGEDNAGGAGGPGDEDAWGGVLGVTKGLFHRFPGRVLDTPISESAFVGAAVGAATSGMRPVAELMFIDFMGVCFDQIFNQAAKFRYMFGGKAKTPVVIRTMYGAGLRAAAQHSQALYSIFTHIPGLKVVVPSSPYEAKGLMIQSIRDDDPVIFCEHKAMYDVTGEVSEDSYSIPFGEANVVRDGCDVTVVAIGRMVSVAEEAAKTLADSGIEAEIIDPRTTSPLDTETILESVENTGRLVVVDEATPRCNMATDVSALVAKEAFGSLRAPIELVTAPHTPVPFADSLEDLYIPDAQRVTNAVKSVVEWKR; from the coding sequence ATGGCACGCACGATCAGCTATCGCGAGGCCATCGGCGAGGCTCTCGCGCAGGAGATGGAACGCGACGAGTCGGTCATCGTCATGGGTGAGGACAACGCTGGTGGAGCAGGCGGCCCCGGCGATGAGGACGCGTGGGGCGGTGTTCTCGGTGTCACGAAAGGACTTTTCCACCGGTTTCCTGGCAGAGTGCTCGACACGCCGATCTCCGAGTCGGCCTTCGTCGGTGCCGCCGTCGGAGCCGCGACGAGTGGGATGCGTCCCGTCGCGGAGCTGATGTTCATCGACTTCATGGGAGTCTGTTTCGACCAGATCTTCAATCAGGCGGCCAAGTTCCGCTACATGTTCGGTGGCAAGGCGAAGACACCGGTGGTCATTCGCACGATGTACGGAGCGGGATTGCGGGCGGCAGCCCAGCATTCGCAGGCGCTCTATTCGATTTTCACGCACATTCCCGGACTCAAGGTGGTCGTGCCTTCGAGTCCGTACGAGGCGAAGGGGCTGATGATCCAGTCCATTCGCGACGATGATCCCGTCATCTTCTGTGAGCACAAGGCGATGTACGACGTCACCGGAGAGGTTTCGGAGGACAGCTACTCGATTCCGTTCGGGGAGGCCAATGTCGTCAGGGACGGATGCGACGTGACCGTCGTCGCGATCGGCAGGATGGTGTCGGTCGCGGAAGAAGCGGCGAAGACCCTTGCCGATTCGGGGATCGAGGCCGAGATCATCGATCCTCGCACGACGAGTCCGCTGGACACCGAGACGATACTGGAGAGTGTCGAGAACACCGGCAGGCTCGTCGTGGTGGACGAGGCGACGCCGCGATGCAACATGGCCACCGACGTCTCCGCGCTCGTGGCCAAGGAGGCGTTCGGCTCGCTGAGGGCGCCGATCGAACTGGTGACGGCGCCGCACACTCCGGTGCCGTTCGCCGATTCGCTCGAAGATCTCTACATCCCCGACGCGCAGCGGGTGACCAACGCGGTCAAGAGCGTCGTCGAGTGGAAGCGGTGA
- a CDS encoding thiamine pyrophosphate-dependent dehydrogenase E1 component subunit alpha, which yields MTDTLSDKSTSPHGELGESALLDAYRTMRTIRNFEERLHAEFATGEIAGFVHLYAGEEASATGVCMHLDERDTIASTHRGHGHCIAKGVDVKAMMAEIYGRTTGSCHGKGGSMHIADLSKGMLGANGIVGGGPPLICGTALAAKKQGTGGVGVAFFGDGASNQGTTLEALNLASVWNLPAIFVAENNGYAEATASTWSVAADNIADRAAGFGMPGVIVDGFDFFAVHEAVGEAIERARAGGGPTLVEVKFTRYFGHFEGDQQTYRADEVAKARENLDCLKRFRKRVTETGLLKESALDEVDSSVAELIDVAVDEAKAAPKPGTADLETDVYITY from the coding sequence ATGACGGATACCTTGTCCGACAAGTCAACCAGCCCTCACGGGGAACTCGGCGAAAGCGCACTGCTCGACGCCTACCGGACGATGCGCACGATCAGGAACTTCGAGGAACGGCTGCACGCCGAGTTCGCGACCGGCGAGATCGCGGGTTTCGTGCACCTCTACGCGGGTGAGGAGGCATCGGCCACCGGCGTGTGCATGCACCTCGACGAGCGCGACACCATCGCAAGTACGCACAGGGGCCACGGACATTGCATCGCGAAGGGCGTCGACGTCAAGGCGATGATGGCCGAGATCTACGGCAGAACGACCGGTTCGTGTCACGGCAAGGGCGGCTCGATGCACATCGCCGACCTTTCGAAAGGAATGCTGGGTGCCAACGGGATCGTCGGCGGCGGTCCTCCGCTGATCTGCGGAACGGCGCTCGCGGCGAAGAAACAGGGAACGGGCGGCGTGGGTGTCGCGTTCTTCGGCGACGGCGCGAGCAACCAGGGAACGACACTCGAAGCGCTCAACCTTGCCTCGGTGTGGAATCTGCCCGCGATCTTCGTGGCCGAGAACAACGGCTACGCCGAAGCGACGGCGAGCACCTGGTCGGTCGCGGCCGACAACATCGCGGACAGGGCCGCCGGGTTCGGCATGCCGGGCGTCATTGTCGACGGCTTCGACTTCTTCGCGGTGCACGAGGCGGTCGGAGAGGCGATCGAGCGGGCGAGAGCGGGCGGCGGCCCGACGCTTGTCGAGGTCAAGTTCACCCGCTACTTCGGACATTTCGAGGGAGACCAGCAGACCTATCGTGCCGACGAGGTCGCGAAGGCGAGGGAAAACCTCGACTGCCTCAAGCGGTTCAGGAAGCGGGTCACCGAAACCGGGCTACTCAAGGAAAGCGCATTGGACGAAGTGGACAGTTCGGTCGCCGAGTTGATCGACGTCGCCGTAGACGAGGCGAAGGCCGCTCCCAAACCGGGCACGGCCGATCTGGAAACCGACGTGTACATCACCTACTAG
- a CDS encoding ATP-NAD kinase family protein, giving the protein MGARPVTVGVVANPASGRDIRRLVAQASVFPTAEKANMVRRLLSAFASVGVGRALLSTDLGGISAAVLRALRTRRPEREGPWPLVEFCDEDPLTGTADDTTNAVTRMVAAGAELIVCLGGDGTARVAAGACGDVPLLALSTGTNNAFPKMHEATVAGLAGGLVATGAITTGIRRAGLLEVTAGDRTEPALVDVCTSTARHVASRALWDPTLLAELFCTFAEPDGIGLSSVAGQLCPSPRDEPTGVALTFAPPEEAAWVVHAPIAPGLVVPVGVRSWRRLPVGERVAIGVPHGVIAVDGERELELSGDTAATVRLSEEGPRCVDVAAVLAEAARTGSLRTEQSQSHRRLGEELSAL; this is encoded by the coding sequence GTGGGCGCGCGTCCGGTGACGGTGGGAGTCGTCGCGAACCCGGCTTCCGGGCGAGACATCCGGCGTCTCGTCGCCCAGGCTTCGGTGTTCCCCACCGCCGAGAAGGCCAACATGGTTCGCCGCCTGCTCTCGGCTTTCGCCTCGGTCGGCGTCGGCAGGGCGTTGCTGTCCACGGATCTCGGCGGCATCTCGGCCGCCGTACTTCGCGCATTGCGCACGAGGCGCCCTGAGCGCGAAGGCCCGTGGCCGCTCGTCGAATTCTGCGACGAGGATCCCTTGACCGGCACTGCCGACGACACCACCAACGCCGTGACCAGGATGGTCGCCGCGGGTGCCGAACTGATCGTGTGCCTCGGAGGCGACGGCACCGCTCGCGTCGCGGCAGGCGCGTGCGGAGATGTTCCGCTGCTCGCGCTCTCGACCGGCACCAACAACGCTTTCCCCAAGATGCACGAGGCGACGGTGGCCGGGCTTGCCGGTGGGCTCGTCGCCACGGGAGCGATCACCACCGGCATCCGCCGCGCGGGGTTGCTCGAAGTGACGGCGGGTGATCGCACCGAGCCCGCGCTCGTCGACGTGTGTACCTCGACCGCCCGGCATGTCGCTTCGCGGGCACTGTGGGATCCGACCTTGCTCGCCGAACTGTTCTGCACGTTCGCCGAACCGGATGGGATCGGTCTTTCCAGCGTCGCGGGCCAGTTGTGCCCCAGTCCGCGCGACGAGCCGACAGGAGTCGCGTTGACCTTCGCTCCGCCGGAAGAGGCGGCGTGGGTCGTGCACGCCCCGATCGCACCCGGCCTTGTCGTGCCCGTCGGTGTTCGGTCGTGGCGCCGGTTGCCGGTCGGCGAGCGAGTCGCGATCGGAGTCCCGCACGGGGTGATCGCCGTCGACGGGGAACGGGAACTGGAGCTGAGCGGCGATACGGCCGCGACGGTGCGGTTGAGCGAGGAGGGGCCTCGGTGCGTCGACGTGGCCGCGGTACTCGCCGAAGCGGCGCGCACCGGATCGCTTCGCACGGAGCAAAGCCAGTCGCACCGGCGGCTCGGCGAAGAACTCAGCGCACTGTGA
- a CDS encoding acyl-CoA desaturase: MISGRTSLPEHVTVKAFVIVPLVAVAVAVPFAWGWGLSWIDVGLGAFFFVISGLGVTVGYHRLFTHGSFKANRALRVALAIAGSFAAQGQVTTWVADHRRHHAFSDRAGDPHSPWLFGTGPRALAKGFWHAHMGWLFDREVTNSQRFAPDLLADKDIRMVDRLFPLWIAMSLLLPGIAGGLITWSVWGGVTAFFWAGLVRVGLLHHVTWSVNSICHMIGERPFTSRDKAANFWPLAIFSFGEAWHNLHHADPTCARHGVLRGQIDISARVIWLFEKLGWARDVRWPTSARLDRLATAK, encoded by the coding sequence ATGATCTCCGGGCGGACCTCGCTTCCGGAGCACGTCACGGTCAAAGCGTTCGTGATCGTGCCGCTCGTCGCGGTGGCTGTGGCTGTTCCCTTCGCCTGGGGCTGGGGTTTGAGCTGGATCGATGTCGGGCTCGGCGCCTTCTTCTTCGTGATCAGCGGCTTGGGGGTGACGGTCGGGTACCACCGGCTGTTCACGCACGGCTCTTTCAAGGCCAACCGCGCGCTTCGAGTCGCGCTCGCCATCGCGGGAAGCTTTGCCGCGCAAGGTCAGGTCACCACATGGGTCGCGGATCACCGGCGGCACCACGCCTTCTCCGACAGGGCGGGCGATCCACACTCGCCGTGGTTGTTCGGTACCGGACCGAGGGCGCTTGCGAAGGGATTCTGGCACGCGCACATGGGCTGGCTGTTCGATCGCGAGGTCACCAACTCGCAGCGGTTCGCCCCCGACCTCCTTGCCGACAAGGACATCAGGATGGTCGACAGGCTCTTCCCGCTGTGGATCGCCATGAGCCTGCTGCTGCCGGGCATCGCCGGTGGCTTGATCACCTGGTCGGTGTGGGGCGGCGTGACGGCGTTCTTCTGGGCGGGTCTGGTGCGAGTGGGCTTGCTGCACCATGTGACCTGGTCCGTGAACTCGATTTGCCACATGATCGGCGAGCGTCCCTTCACCAGCAGGGACAAGGCCGCCAACTTCTGGCCGCTGGCGATCTTCTCGTTCGGCGAGGCGTGGCACAACCTGCACCACGCCGACCCGACCTGCGCGCGGCACGGTGTGTTGCGTGGGCAGATCGACATCTCGGCAAGGGTGATCTGGCTGTTCGAGAAGCTGGGGTGGGCGCGAGACGTCCGGTGGCCGACCTCGGCGCGACTCGACCGTCTCGCCACGGCGAAGTAG